The Neovison vison isolate M4711 chromosome 13, ASM_NN_V1, whole genome shotgun sequence genome includes a region encoding these proteins:
- the SOCS4 gene encoding suppressor of cytokine signaling 4 — MAENSESISKNVDVRPKTSRSRSADRKDGYVWSGKKLSWSKKSESCSDAETVNAVEKTEVPLRSQERKHSCSSIELDLDHSCGHRFLGRSLKQKLQDAVGQCFPIKNCSGRHSSGLPSKRKIHISELMLDKCPFPPRSDLAFRWHFIKRHTAPINSKSSEWVSTDSSQSELRDGQLKQRRNVEEEVNCFSQTNVQPCVITTNSASSCRGGPVTGSVMNLLSNNSIEDSDMDSDDEIITLCTSSRKRNKPKWEMDEEILQLETPPKYHTQIDYVHCLVPDLLQINNNPCYWGVMDKYAAEALLEGKPEGTFLLRDSAQEDYLFSVSFRRYSRSLHARIEQWNHNFSFDAHDPCVFHSPDITGLLEHYKDPSACMFFEPLLSTPLIRTFPFSLQHICRTVICNCTTYDGIDALPIPSSMKLYLKEYHYKSKVRVLRIDAPEQC; from the coding sequence ATGGCAGAAAATAGTGAAAGTATTAGCAAAAATGTAGATGTGAGGCCCAAAACTAGTCGAAGTAGAAGTGCTGACAGAAAGGACGGTTATGTGTGGAGTGGAAAGAAACTATCTTGGTCAAAAAAGAGTGAAAGTTGTTCAGATGCTGAAACAGTGAATGCTGTAGAGAAAACTGAAGTTCCTTTAAGGAGCCAAGAAAGGAAGCACAGCTGTTCATCTATCGAGTTGGATTTAGATCATTCCTGTGGGCATAGATTTTTAGGCCGCTCTCTTAAACAGAAACTGCAAGATGCCGTGGGGCAGTGTTTTCCAATAAAGAATTGTAGTGGTCGGCACTCTTCGGGGCTTCCATCTAAAAGGAAAATTCATATCAGTGAACTCATGTTAGATAAGTGTCCTTTCCCACCTCGATCAGATTTAGCCTTTAGGTGGCACTTTATTAAACGACACACTGCTCCTATAAATTCCAAATCCAGTGAATGGGTAAGCACAGACTCGTCTCAGAGTGAACTGAGGGATGGTCAgctaaaacaaagaagaaacGTGGAAGAAGAGGTAAACTGCTTCTCACAAACCAATGTTCAACCCTGTGTCATAACCACCAACAGTGCTTCTTCATGTAGAGGTGGTCCCGTGACTGGCTCTGTGATGAACCTGCTTTCAAATAACAGTATAGAAGATAGTGATATGGATTCAGATGATGAAATTATTACACTTTGCACAAGttccaggaaaagaaacaaacccaaATGGGAAATGGATGAAGAAATCCTGCAGTTGGAAACACCTCCTAAGTACCATACCCAGATTGATTATGTCCACTGTCTTGTACCAGACCTCCTGCAGATCAATAACAATCCATGTTACTGGGGAGTTATGGATAAATATGCAGCTGAAGCTCTACTAGAGGGAAAACCAGAGGGTACCTTTTTACTTCGAGACTCAGCACAGGAAGACTATTTATTCTCAGTTAGTTTTAGACGCTATAGTCGTTCTCTTCATGCTAGAATTGAACAATGGAATCACAACTTTAGCTTTGATGCACATGATCCTTGTGTCTTCCATTCTCCTGACATTACTGGGCTCCTAGAACATTATAAGGACCCAAGTGCCTGTATGTTCTTTGAACCACTTTTATCCACTCCTTTAATTCGGACTTTCCCCTTTTCCTTGCAGCATATATGCAGAACAGTTATTTGTAACTGTACAACTTATGATGGCATTGATGCCCTTCCAATTCCTTCTTCTATGAAATTATATCTGAAGGAATATCACTATAAATCAAAAGTTAGAGTACTCAGGATTGATGCACCAGAACAGTGCTAG